The genomic segment TTTGTGCATACTTCCATTGTACTGGAAAATAGCATAGTCTCAGGAGGCTATTAAAAATAATGGTTATTAAGACGACACCTTTTCTTGGGAGTTTTAAGATTTCGCCAGTTAGAAGGTCAAATCCTGGAGCTTTATGAGGGTTAGGCAGGTTGATTTCGTTACGGACTTCGTTTGGTGAGAAGTATTTTAGTAGTAATGATAACTGACAGGGTGCATTAaggaagtctctaattttctcGTCGTTAATATCGTTGGCCTGTGGGGTGGAGAAGACGATTGATAGATGTTCTGCAAATCTGTTGGATTTTTCTATATCTGATCGAGCCCAGGTTCCATCATTTTTCCTAATTGGTGATTTCATTACTACCGGCTTTTTGAATTTCTTTGTGGCTTTCCAAAGAGAGTTGTCGTCAAGAGAAAGGTTTGTGACATATCTTTCAAAGGATTCGTTTTTGGCTGTTTAAATAGCGGAATGAAGTCTGTGTGTGAGCGTGTTTAGATTTGTTTTATCTATCGCGTTTCTTGTTCTTTACCATTTGCGACGGGCTCTTCTCTCTTCTACTAGTGTTCTAATGTGGAGGGGTATACTATACCTTTCATCAATGGTTTTTTCCTCTACAGGAGTAGCTTTCCAAGCGGCCAATTCGTGTTACTGGAACATAGCCTTGGTGCAAGAGTTTTTCAAATTATATTGGTACTTAAGGTAATCAAGATGGGACTGTGGTCCGAATGTAGATCAAAACTGGGGGTGATGTCGCTGTGTATTTCAGGTATTCCCTTAGTTGTAGCAAAGTCTAACAGATCAGGAATTTTGTTGTTATCAGTGGGCCAGTATGTGGGGGTACCAGTTGTTAGGTACTTCAGGTTATTATCTTGTATGAACTTTAATAGATTTCTGCCTTTTGGAGATATCAGTCTTGTTCCCCAGGTTGTATGCTTTGCATTCCAGTCTCCTGCCACTAGGAAATGTGAGCCAAGTTGTTCAAAAAACTGTCTGTATTCCTCCAGATTGATGGTATGGCGTGGTGGGCTGTAGGTAGAAGTTATTGTTAATGGGAAGGTTAGTGCATGTACTTTTATGATAGTACTCTGAATTTTGTTGGTGATATATGGAGCAAGTTCGTAGTGTTTTATAACTGTACGAATTATTACAACTGAACTAGCATGGGCTGTTCCATCTGGATGGTTTGCGTAATAGACAGAGTAGTGTGGAATTTTTATAAAAGATCTCTCAGTTGTGTGATTCTCTGATATAAGTAGTAGgtctattttgtttaattttagaaatacatAGTATAATTTCTTGCACATGGTTTGTTAGACCATTTGCGTTCCACTCTGCTATTCTAAGTGAGTTAGCCATTACGACGTTCTATTTATCACTGTTGTAAGCATGCTTAGTATCATGCTGTTTTGGTTTATCAATTGtgcaaacatatttttaaattcgttAAGGAATTCTGTAAGTTTATTTGAAATGTCTGAATTATTGTTGTTgtcttgtgaagaagtattagttACTGCAACTTGAGCATATGTTACATGTGATTGGCGTATGTTGTGAGcattagtgttattattatttaggcTTGCAACTCTAGGTATAGGAATGCTGctcgttatatttttgtttttcgaaTTTACTAGGTCTTTATATATAGCACATCCTTTTTACTTTGCTGGATGATTGCCATTACATAACGCACATATTGTTGGTGTGTCGCGTGCTTTTTTGCAGGTTTTGTGTCATGTGATCCACCGCATTTAACACAGGCGAATGGCCTCAGGCAGTAATTTTTTGAGTACCCGTATTTTTGACACCTTGTGCATTgtactattgtattttttattctagGTGGTTCTACTGTTATTATGCAGTTTCGTAGGACTTGCAGGCCAAatatgtttttgttgttttcattTGGCTCTATATCGACAAAGAATAAGGGTAATGGTTCTTTGGTAACTCTATGTCTAACATTAATTATGTTTGGAACTTTAAAACCCTTATTATTTAATTCATGCGAGATATCTCCTGTGGGTATTGAATGGTGTAATCCTCTTATGGCAAATCTATAGGCTCTCTCTTGTTTTGGTTGGTAAGTGTGATGTACAatgttttcttttctaaggtaTGAGTGTCCTGTCGGTGTCTAAGTTTGTAAGGTTAATTTTCACTGTATTATTTGATGTTTTGGTGTGATAGGTTTCTGCCGCAGTTGCAGTCGAAAGGTTTGCTATCATAGCACTATAGTCAGTAACTCCATAAATATAGATTGGTGGAGGTGAGGGATCTCTTTTGGTTATATTTGTGTTTTGTGTATTTGATAAATTGTCTGTTTGTTCATCTAGATTTTCTTTTGAGAGGGAATCAAATCAGTTTTGTGTTTGGATTTGGTTGGGAACTTCTGAAGTTGTTTGTCTTTTCACCCTTTTTCTCTTATTGCCAACTTCTTGCCAAGGATGTTTATTTTCGTTTTCTGTTTCGTTAAGTTCTATGTCGGTATTGCTATCCGTGTAGTTATTGGTGTTTTGTGATGATGAGAGTGAACATTGAGGGTTTGTGGATACTGTTGTGTATTGGGACTGAATAGGGTTTTGAATACTTTATGCAGTTGATTGACTACGAAATTGTACTTGGTTTGGTATAACTATTTGGGTTGGAATAGGTATTTGGTTTATACATGACATTTGATTTGTTGTCTGGTTAGATGGTGTTTGATTAAAATACAAACTTGGTACTTGCGGTTTTACTGCTGTTTGGTTTGATTGGTTCAGGTTATTTATTGTTGGGACATCCTGTATAGTATTCATTTGTTGATAAATTGGTTGGCCATTATTATCAAATCCTAATAGCTTCCCCGAAGGGAACatatttcttttgtttgtttcAATAATCActtattttttgttacttttcactttaacaattttttgaTGCTGATAAGATAATTAGTAGTTAATTAGGTAGTTTTACGATAAGGAAGTTCTCTAGCGCTTATGAAAGTAGCATTTCTAGGTTTGTACCTGAAGTTTGTGAAGCTATATATACCAGTCTAAAAGAAATGTATTTAAAGGTAAATATGCAAGAGATAGAATTATGAAAACTAACTAACATTATTTTTAGACCCCAACATCTTGTAGATAATGGTTAAATTTTGTTAAAGGATTTCAAGAAAAGTGGCAATTTCCCAACTGTATTGGTGCTTTGGATGGAAAACAAATAATGTTTAAACCTCCAATATCTGCTGGttcatattattaaaattataaaggGAATCACTCTATAGTTCTATTAGCCATGTGTGATTTGGCTTATAAATGCACTTACTATAATGTTGGAATAAATGGCAGCAtaagtaaagctcggatttataggcaacaaaaattgaagaaaaaggcgcctatataggcaaagatttttattaaaaaaggcaggaatattaacatttgggcaaaatataggcaataaaggaatataacttattatttattgtacaaagtgaattaccgtaatattaacttaaggcaggtatatttacacatcataatcataacattagtataaataaactagtaactaaataactgtaaattaataattaaacattgtaaccacttaaaattttatcattaatagaaacaactaaatgtttttcaatattttcggtcttaaaactatgtcttcgatcacttaaaattaatttgaacattgaaaacgaacgttcgacatcgacagatgtaattggagcatatttcagagcggataataaatctggcataatttgaaattcctcagAAAATGTCTctcataaatttatctcttgtttttctaataaggtaattgtggtaactattaatttataattgtcattgatataggcgagttcctgtttcaatttgggattttttaatattttttttgcttctcgaatggcttcggataTATCGTCATCAAATTTTGACATAACTAACTCTATTTCATTGCAGTATTCAAAGTataaaaaactgcttcgagccaggttccccaccttgtaattactggtttaggtggcaaagggacatcgggaagtctttctttatatatttgcaccctcaacggaggctttacaaaaacttttttcataaaatttataaaattatttaccaacggaaacaaaTTTcgtatttcttcagcaattcaatttaccccgtgggctacacaagtgcaatgaattaaattaggataaaaaatctttaaattaacagcagcttttaacatatatgccgcagcatccgaaagcattaaaactattttattcactggtatagcgttgggtaaaaagaggtttgttaaactatcttgtataaatcgacttattgttaaattgtttgctttttcaaattctttaacggcaactaaataaggttttcttgcaaagttttcattcaaaattccaatcattaaactAGCTATATACcagccgcatacatctgtcgtttcatccacgataatatacaaaaaattgtcctctaactcccgcttaatttttgaaatacattccacataacatttttccacaggtaaggatttattaagatatttttcgaaaaagcatttaaaactagggttattaactttatatagaggaatgttgaatgcaatcatcatctggcataaatcaaatttaaatgcgtcttcctccttttttttgaactgcttaaactatctcgccgagatatttgggctaacttagaggaatttaatttttccaaaatacgtttatgaagtggggttccacaatgctggtcaatacaATGGacaagtacttttttctacttgaaatctgagaattaaaaaaaaaataaaattctaaaaccgctttagaatttagttatattgcgggacgagaaaaaataaaacttaccgatttgccgcatggtttacaaaatgctccatctccttctagagaaagttccgaataaggtacgatccatagccttaatttagatgtcatcttttcacacaaatgtctaaaacgttttaaaacgtgttctctGCTTTTCGGTATatgcaacaaaactaaactaggatatagcaatttgtgactaaactctgatacagtaaccgactgtataactgataataaactaataaagcttagggatttccaaatagttaaccctcaagtctcgatcaggtacattttcctagaaatctgttatataaacaaaccattgatattttattatggagccaaaattttattatagaatggtttagtaatagaataatatcatgggtagtaccatggcAACCATGTTCCATGTACCATGTTTTCTGGCAACCAAAACACAAGATTGTAAGATTATGTTTATAAATACATTGGGTATACTAAAAGGAGTGGTGGATATTGCAATGGAGAATCGAATGGAAGAAAATATTACTGCAGCAGATCAAAGACACAAAAGTGCGAAGAAAGTCACACCTCCTGAAATTTTACAAGGTGCTAGAAACCATATTTAAAGATACCCCGTAGTAGCTTCGCATTATTGTTGTGCAAAAACTCAAACAAAGTATTTAGCGTCCGATCTTAATATTACTATAATGTACAGAAAGATATGTTGTGAAGAATATAACCTGGGTTTTTACCACCCTAGAAAGGACCAGTGCATTATATGTATGAGTTATAACATACCTGGTAGCCTTAAAACTGAAATAATAGAAGCTAATTATCAAGCTCACCATGCTGCAAAAGATAGGGCCCGGGAGGAAAAAAGGTCTGACAAGAAATTGACTGAAAcctcaaacaaaaatattttatgttgcAATTTTGATCTCCAGCAAGTCCTCATGGTTCCGAATGATCCATCGAACAATGCCTTATTTTATAAACAGCATCTAAAATCGTTCAATTTAACTATTTACAATGTTGTTTCTAAGAAAGGGGACTGTTACATGTGGAGTGAAGTTGAAGGTAAATGTGGCAGTTGTGAAATAGCTAGTTGTCTTTATAGTTATTTTAAATCATTACCTGAAAATATTAAACACATTATTTGCTATAGCGATAGATGTGGAGGACAAAATCTCAATAAATATGTGACAGCTATGTGTTTAACTGCGGTTCAGGAAATTCCACATTTGGAAAAAATCAATCTAAAATTTCTTGTCGTTGATCATAGTGAGATGGAATGCGATTACATGAATTCTGCTATATCAACAGAACTAAAAAGAGTTGGAAAGGCAAACTCATTGGAAAACTATCGGCCGATCTGCAGGAAAAAGAGATGATAAACCTTATTATGTTCACGATGTTAGACATAATCAAATGCTTGATTGGAAAACTTATGCAGACCGAAAATTAATATTTAGAAAAGAAGACGCAAGCCGTAAGCTGGTTAGTTGGCAAAAACTAACCTGGTTAAACTTTTCAAAATTGAAgccatttattattaattttaaagaagATTATGATTGGGAGTTTAGACAACTAAATTGTAATTGTAAAACATGTATATCCTCTGAACATAATAACATACAGCCTTTGTATCAAAGCCAACAACtgcttaaaaaaagaaaaatatgatgATCTTGtgtctttatttaaaataacccTAGTATAAGGCCTTTGACCAATGTCAAAGGCTTTACACTATGGAAGTTTCCAAAAGTGACATTAGTGATATTGACATTTGAGTtatgttaactttatttaaactGCTTAAAAATGGATTTCATTTTTATGCCTAGATTTTCAGCAACAAATAGATATCTTAGGTTTTTTAATCAAATTCTCTAAAGGCATAGAACTTAATTGTCTCcaacattaaaaaattatagTTCGATATACAACATATCTGGATAtggataataaacatttttgattATTTACCAAGTGTAACTTTTTTGCGTTTTCAATCTTTAAAGTGGATTATCTTAAAACTATGAATTTCAAGTTATGTACTTGTTGCACTAAGGGGGCAATATGATTTTTACATTTTAGCTACTGAGTAAGGTTTATTTCCCTATTATCTGTTTGATCCAGTGCAATTCCATCATATAGTGTGATATAATATTAACAATAAGGTTTTAAAATCATTTCACATCTTAAATAAACTGTAAAGTAATTATATGTTACATGAAAGATCTCTCACCTGAATTATCTTCATCTGATTTGTTCTTCATGTCTGAAAGTTCTAGAGATGTGAATGGCTGACTTTCTATATGTTGTTGGTTACCTTCAACAAACTCTTCTTTAATTGCAGCTTTAACTTTCACATCTAATAAACATAAAGTACATCACTGATTTTTATACTACACATTGTTTATTActaatttttattacttttccTACCTGAGTTATCTTCTGGTTCATTCTTCAAGTTTCCAACATTCTCTGATGTGAATAACTGACTCTCTGTATGTCTTTGCTCATATCCAACAGATTCTTCCTTAATGTCAACTTTAAATTCCATAGCtaacaaataaacttaataaaaatattgaaaaaatgcaaaaaaaaatttttttattgtaaacaaTGGCAGTAACATCAAAGAATATTaaacgtctatattctttggtaacaTATTTGGTATCAAAATCAAATCAATGCCATCCATAAAGTTAAAAGATGGTAATCGAAAAGGTAAAGTAGCTGTATTTTGTTCCTTTAATTATCACAAACAAATGTGATGATCCCTCTACAACtcaaaaattttattgttattatttattttatagttcTCTAGAAAGTTAATAATTGCAGAGTACATATTCACAATTATTTTAAGTAGGGATTATTCTAATGTACATACGTTATTATGAACGGAGTAATATAACAAAtgaaaagtgaaaaataataataaaccttAATTATACACCAGACAATTGACACAAGAAGCTGTTGTTTGTAGACTTAGCCGAAAAAGTAAAAGAAAGCTCAAATTTGATTTAATGTTTTCTTTGGTACAAACTACTAAAGGTgccaaaaatcttaaaaaaaataaaaggtaatATTTCTCTAGGTGTCAGGCGACAATATGTTTATTATGTATGACTTTTTACTCActtctatatatttatatttcaatgtatattttttctattatcagtTTTGACAACAATTttcggttgagtttaccgaaagtagaagctgaatatagccgcaaatgtcaaaaatatttcggtttggcatgtttttataatgtacatgttgtatgcttcaaatataaagagataaagctttttaaaagtacattttgattatactattttatgaattctgcaatttttaatttatatcaaGCAATAACGAGTAGATATTTGTCTCTTttgagattaattgcaaacatcttttgtaatctggcaactgctgatttgacgattgccaaatctatcttCAAATCTATCAAAGAgtaattgctaaaaaaatttctaataattaactgcaattaatctccgaagaaataaatatttactcattgttgttttatataaaccaaaaattgcagaattcataacataatataaacaatatgTACTTTTCTAacgctttatctttttatatttgaagtatacagcatctacattataaaaacatgccaacactgctataccgaaattttttgttccatgtttgacatttacggctataatcagcttgtactttgtactttcggtaaactcaactcacgaacaaatgaatatttgtttctcttgatattagttgcagttattagaaaaaatttttataattggCCTTTGGTAGATAAGCAAATAAACTTGGCAATATTGTCAAAGCTTTGAAAACACTAgtttgccagattgcaacagatgttcagCAGATTTCAATTTTAAACTGGCATGGCAAGTAACACGCATCACGCATCTATAATAGCATgttatttaaaatgtaattaatgCAAAATTAGAGTGAATAACGTCACTGTCATTTTTGTGTGCACTAAATCACTCGTTTTCATtggttacattttaagtaacatgcAAGACGCGTGGTACTTGCCCCCTACTTgctaccatggtacaatgaatacacatatTGTATTCATTGTATCTTGTACCATGCTTGCTACGTGCCACTTTCTGTTTTTCACATTTGGCCccagtgaagatagcctcaaattAGCTGTCCTGTCAATTAAGTTTCATAAAACGAAATATTAcgttggcagtgttgccatgttcttataatgtatatgttatatgcttcaaatacaaagagataaagcttttaaaatgtagtacatttttattatattattttcatcgagcaaaaagacaaaagagggaatctaatcgttatgaaaaggcgaccaaaaaagtggcctctgatggcggacatatccggaaatgcgaatgcgccaaatttaaattttccgacacttattaacagtagctataaaatagttttcagaatgtgtcttagacgagaaaattttaattaaatattaacgataacagtctaaaatgtgaaacaattgttaaaaaacttcaatatagataagatttcatgtgacagttgggacaaataataacataacccaactaaatttgatttcttaaacaaggaaagactctctttccttgtttaatttggcctctcaagatggcacttcctgtctaacaatatttttgcccccactacctttacattccctcttttgtctttttgctcgatgattattttatggattctgcaattttattccttatataaaacattaatgaaataGATTTGGCAATAGAATCAGAAccctcaaaccaccagttgccagattgtaACAGATgtcttattaattttattatttatactgacattttattatttacttttaaaaactgttgaaaactatttactttttctttttttggtaattgttaagttttagtttttaaatattttattgcgtatgtttcatttgtaatgtaaatgtaaatttCAACACTGCCAAAAGTGCCAAACACCAATATTTCATTCTGTCACACACAAACCCATTTGAGGTTATCTTTACTAAATACTCATAGAtctttatttaatctttatttcattttcattcttCACTGGGACCTAGGACCAAATGTAAAAAACGTCCCATTAATTTTATCTGTGgacagaaaatatttatcaaattacCTATTCCATTATCCCCTTGCAACTTCATTAAACATTGTTTGGTGTTGATTTGATAGGCAATTATTTTATCCTACATTTTATTAAGTTTACTTGTTAGCTATGGAATTTAATAGTGAAATTAAAGAAAAGTTTGTTGAATTTGAATATGACCAAAGACATATAGAGAGTCAGCTATCCACATCAACAAATGAAGCAGACTTGAAGAATGAACCAGAAGATAATATAGGTAAGACAAGTAATAATAGTACCCTAAACAATCTGATATATTACCTATTTTTTATTAGTTCTTGCAGTAAAAActgaaattaaagaagagtttGTTGAAGAAGACCCCAGATATACAAAGAGTGAGATATCCACGTCTCTTGATCTGGGAGATTTAAAGAATGAATCAGATGAGTACTGCTCAGGTGAGATAAATGATACAGATGTATatgttaataaaatttctttttttatacCTAGTTACTTTTCAATACATTTTCATCTTTTTGCTGACTGTTTCTATCAAAACTATTGATGCATATTTTCTCATCAAACTctataaagaaagaaaatatttcTTAATACCAAAATTAAATGAATAAACAAAGGATGATCAATCACAAAACATTTTTGTgagttttattataattaaacaaACGAATGTTTACATCACGATCCATTTCAATGACAACTCAGAACTTACTAAACCAAATAAGTTATATTACCTGCTTGTATAACTTTTTGCATGAGAAAGTAATTTTTAAGCTTTGAGATTTCATTTAAAGTGAAATTCTAAGGAgtttctaaaaaaatttaaagttaagaaaattaaaattcatgctacaattttacagtaatttttctaaaataacataaaaattttcattatttttaaaaaaattaccaatttTTTACAAGATTTTGCCAAAACACCAACATTGTGctacattttaattcaattagAAATTTTTAGTGAAATTTAACCAATATTTTATACACTTGTAATGCATAATTATTGTTTTGTTGCTACAAAACTTATTTTGcaaagtaacttttaaattttgtttttgtttgttttattttaaacaaactttGCTAGTTTGGTTTCTATTTTAGGTTTTTCCCAGAAAACATTATTGGAAATAGATGTTATGAAGAGGTTATCTGAATGTAATCAAATACAACAAATAAGTCATAATCCTGAACAAACACCATTCAAAAATCCTATTTGTGCTAAAAATTTCCcattcaaaaataatttaaacaaacaaacaaaagaacAGAATGGAGAAGGACCTTACAAATGTGAAAtgtgttttaagcagtttactgcAGCCTATAAACTGAAAAGACATTTGCAAACACACTCTGAAAAAAAGCTTTATacctgtgaaatttgttttaagcagtttggtAGAACCAATAGTTTAAAAattcatttgagagtgcacactggagaaaaaccttataagtgtgaaatttgttgtaCGGAGTTTACTGGAAAACAATTTTTGGATAGACATAAAGTGAGAATGCACACTGCAGAAAAAgcttacaaatgtgaaatttgttttaggcAATTTTGTGAGTCTCAAgctttgaaaaggcatttaacAGTTCACACTGGAAAAAAAGCTTACAAATGTGAAGTTTGTTTGATGCAATTTAGTGCAGCAACTAATTTGACGAAGCATAGGAGGGTGCATTCTGGacaaaagccttacaagtgtgatatttgtttcATACAGTTTAGTGAAACAGGaaatttaaaaaagcatttgagagtgcacactggagaaaagccttataagtgtgaaactTGTTTTGTGCAATTTACTCAAGCAGGTTCTTTGAAAAAGCACTTGAaggtgcacactggagaaacgCCTTACAGTTGTGatatttgtttaaagcagtttagtgaaaaaggaaatttggtgaagcATTTGAGAgtacatactggagaaaagccttacaactgTGTAATTTGTTTGAAGCAGTTTACTAGAGCAGGTATTTTAAAAGATCATATGAGATGTCATGATGAgcaaaagccttacaagtgtgatatttgCTTCATGCATTTTAGCGAAACAGGAAATTTGGAAAAGCATTTGAGAGTGCATACTATAGAAAagccttataaatgtgaaatttgttttaagcagtttaaccAAGCAGGTTGTTTGAAAAAGCACATAAGAATACATACTGGAGAAATGCCTTACAGTTGTGatatttgtttaaagcagtttagtGAAAAAGGAAATTTGAAGAAGCATTTGACAGTGCACACAGG from the Diabrotica undecimpunctata isolate CICGRU chromosome 1, icDiaUnde3, whole genome shotgun sequence genome contains:
- the LOC140443832 gene encoding uncharacterized protein isoform X2, with the translated sequence MEFNSEIKEKFVEFEYDQRHIESQLSTSTNEADLKNEPEDNIVLAVKTEIKEEFVEEDPRYTKSEISTSLDLGDLKNESDEYCSGFSQKTLLEIDVMKRLSECNQIQQISHNPEQTPFKNPICAKNFPFKNNLNKQTKEQNGEGPYKCEMCFKQFTAAYKLKRHLQTHSEKKLYTCEICFKQFGRTNSLKIHLRVHTGEKPYKCEICCTEFTGKQFLDRHKVRMHTAEKAYKCEICFRQFCESQALKRHLTVHTGKKAYKCEVCLMQFSAATNLTKHRRVHSGQKPYKCDICFIQFSETGNLKKHLRVHTGEKPYKCETCFVQFTQAGSLKKHLKVHTGETPYSCDICLKQFSEKGNLVKHLRVHTGEKPYNCVICLKQFTRAGILKDHMRCHDEQKPYKCDICFMHFSETGNLEKHLRVHTIEKPYKCEICFKQFNQAGCLKKHIRIHTGEMPYSCDICLKQFSEKGNLKKHLTVHTGERPYKCEICFKQFTRAGTLKDHMRSHAARKH